A region from the Fundidesulfovibrio putealis DSM 16056 genome encodes:
- a CDS encoding NAD-dependent succinate-semialdehyde dehydrogenase: MRPDDLKLWKNHCYIDGMWSPALNGETIEVTDPATGRTLGTVPRCATKETSVAVSSAARAMAAWKALTALERGKYLHRMHGLIMDNLDELAAILTLEQGKPLAESKGEIIQGASYFPWFAEEARRAYGQVIPTPDPGKRPITIRQPVGVVGIITPWNFPFAMIPRKAAPALAAGCAVVIKPASQTPYCALAMAALAEEAGVPPGVFNVITGDSSKIGAELTADPRVRKLSFTGSTAVGKKLMAQCAATMKRLSLELGGNAPLIVFDDADLDRAVDGALGSKFRNCGQTCICANRILVQDGVRDEFLRRLAAKVEMLRAGSGLEAGVTQGPLIDEAAVNHVDALVRDAVEKGAKVLTGGKRHKLGGLFYEPTVLTDVTPAMRVFKEEIFGPVAPVVGFASEKEAIALANDTEVGLASYVFTRDLGRTWRMSETLEFGMVGVNEVLLAMAEAPFGGIKESGMGREGGAEGLMDYMDTKLIVMGGIDG, encoded by the coding sequence ATGCGCCCAGACGATCTGAAACTCTGGAAGAACCATTGCTACATCGACGGCATGTGGAGCCCGGCCCTGAACGGCGAGACCATCGAGGTCACGGACCCGGCCACCGGCAGGACCCTGGGCACCGTCCCCAGGTGCGCCACAAAGGAAACCTCCGTGGCCGTCTCCTCCGCCGCCAGGGCCATGGCCGCCTGGAAGGCCCTCACCGCCCTGGAGCGGGGCAAATACCTGCACCGCATGCACGGGCTCATCATGGACAACCTGGATGAGCTGGCCGCCATCCTCACCCTGGAGCAGGGCAAGCCCCTGGCGGAGTCCAAAGGCGAGATCATTCAGGGCGCCTCGTACTTCCCCTGGTTCGCCGAGGAAGCCCGCCGCGCCTATGGCCAGGTGATCCCCACGCCCGACCCCGGTAAGCGCCCCATCACCATCCGCCAGCCCGTAGGCGTGGTGGGCATCATCACCCCCTGGAACTTCCCCTTCGCCATGATCCCGCGCAAGGCCGCCCCGGCCCTGGCCGCGGGATGCGCCGTGGTGATAAAGCCCGCCTCCCAGACGCCCTACTGCGCCCTGGCCATGGCCGCCCTGGCCGAGGAAGCGGGCGTCCCCCCCGGCGTGTTCAACGTGATCACCGGGGACTCCTCCAAGATCGGCGCGGAATTGACCGCAGACCCCAGGGTGCGCAAGCTGAGCTTCACCGGCTCCACCGCCGTGGGCAAGAAGCTCATGGCCCAGTGCGCCGCCACCATGAAGCGCCTGTCCCTGGAGCTTGGGGGCAACGCGCCGCTCATCGTGTTCGACGACGCGGACCTGGACCGCGCCGTGGACGGCGCACTCGGCTCCAAGTTCCGAAACTGCGGGCAGACCTGCATCTGCGCCAACCGCATCCTGGTGCAGGACGGCGTTCGCGACGAGTTCCTGCGCAGGCTGGCCGCCAAGGTGGAGATGCTCAGGGCAGGCAGCGGCCTGGAAGCGGGCGTGACCCAGGGGCCGCTCATCGACGAGGCTGCCGTGAACCACGTGGACGCCCTGGTGCGCGACGCCGTGGAAAAGGGCGCGAAAGTGCTGACCGGCGGCAAGCGCCACAAGCTCGGCGGGCTCTTCTACGAGCCCACGGTGCTCACGGACGTCACCCCGGCCATGCGCGTGTTCAAGGAGGAGATCTTCGGCCCCGTGGCTCCCGTGGTCGGATTCGCGTCGGAAAAGGAAGCCATCGCCCTGGCCAACGACACCGAGGTGGGCCTGGCCTCCTACGTGTTCACCCGTGACCTGGGGCGCACCTGGCGCATGAGCGAGACCCTGGAGTTCGGCATGGTGGGCGTGAACGAGGTGCTTCTGGCCATGGCCGAAGCCCCCTTCGGCGGCATCAAGGAGAGCGGCATGGGCCGCGAGGGCGGCGCCGAGGGCCTGATGGACT